CGGGTCTGCCTGGAGGGCTTCGGCTGCGAGGTGCGAGAGGCGGCCACGCCGGAGGCGGCGCTGGCGGCGCTCGCCCAGGGGCCCGCGGACCTGGCGTTCGTCGACCTGAAGCTGGGGACCGCGAGTGGCCTGGACCTGTTGCCCCGGCTGCTCGCGGAGTCACCGAACCTGGACGTGGTGCTCATCACCGCGTACGCGACGTTCGACACGGCGGTGGAGGCGGTGCGCCGGGGCGCGCGCGACTACCTGCCCAAGCCCTTCACCCCCGCGCAGATAAGGCACGTGTTGGACCGCTCGCGAGAGCACCGGGCGCTGTCCTCGCAGCTGGAGAGCCTCGAGGGACAGCTCGCGCAAGCGGTGCCGGAGGCGACGCTGGAGACAGGGTCCCCCGTGATGCACGCGGCGATAGGGCTGGTGTCACGAGCGGCGACCTCGGACGCGGCGGTCCTGCTGCGAGGAGAGAGCGGCACCGGCAAGGGCGTCCTGGCGCGCGCACTGCACTCGATGAGCGTGCGCAGGCGCAGACCCTTCGTCACGGTGAACTGTCCGACGTTGTCGGAGCAACTCCTGGCGAGCGAGCTGTTCGGCCACGTGCGAGGCGCGTTCACGGGAGCGGTGAAGGACCAGCCCGGCCGCGTGGAGCAGGCGGAGGGCGGCACGCTGTTCCTCGATGAAATCGCGGAGATGAGCCCGTCGCTCCAGGCGCAGCTCTTGCGTTTCCTCCAGGAGAAGCAGTTCGAGCGATTGGGCGAGGGCCGCACGCGCAAGGCGGACGTGCGCGTGGTGGCGGCGACGAACCGCGACTTGGAGAAGGACGTGGCGGAGGGACGGTTCCGCGAGGACCTGTTCTACCGGCTCAACGTCATCGAGGTGAAGCTGCCGTCGTTGCGTGAGCGACCGGAGGACCTGCTCGCGTTGGCGAGGCGCTTCGTGACGTTCTTCGCGAAGACGGGGCAGCGGCCGGTGACGCCGGAGCTGTCACCCGCGACGGAGAAGATGCTGCTCGCCTACCCGTGGCCCGGCAACGTGCGCGAGCTGCGCAACGCCATCGAGCGAGCGCTCATCGTGTGGCCCGCGGGAGTGCTGGAGCCGCAGGCGTTCCCGGACCGCATCGCGGCGGCGGCGGGCTCGGTGGTGGCATTGGGAGGGCCGCACACGTTGGAGGAGGTGGAGCGCGAGCACACGCTGCGCGTCATGGCCTCCGCGCCCACGTTGGACGAGGCCGCGAAGGTGCTCGGCATCGACGCCTCCACGCTGTGGCGCAAGCGCAAGAAGTACGAATCCTGAAGCGCTCCCCTGCTCCCCTCCTCGCGAAGGCTGGGACGAGGGAGCGTGCGCGGGGCCGCGAGTGATTGCCGGGGCCTGGGGAGGTGAGGACCGTTGAGGTGCGACCCCACTGAAAGGATTGCACCCGTGGACGTCATCGACCTGTTGATTCAGCAGCACCGTGAAGTCGACGCGCTGTTCCTGGCGTTCCGCAACGCCTCGGACGACACGAGCCGCAAGGAGCTCTGCATCCAGCTCGCGGAGGCGCTGATGCTGCACAGCACCATCGAGGAGCGCTGGGTCTATCCGAAGGCCACGCGGGTGGTGGGCGACGAGAAGATTCAGCACGCGGAGGAGGAGCACCAGGAGATGACGAAGCTCCTGGGGGACATCGTGCGGCTGCGCGATGACATGAACGCGGTGAAGGCGAAGGTGGACGCGCTGGAGAAGGTGGTCAAACGGCACGTCGCGGACGAGGAGAAGAACATCCTTCCGCAGGTGGCGAAGAACGTCACCGAGAAGGAGCTGGGCATGTCGTGCAAGGACCTGGTCCGCGAGGCCTCGAGGATTCGTCGCGAGGAGATGAAGGACTGGGGCGGCGCCACGGTGTGACGACGAAGTCCACGGGGCCGTAGGGCCCTCTCCCGCTCTCGAGGCAGGCCAGACACACCCCGTGTCGTTCCCTCCTGCCTCGGGAGTCGGACCTGACGCGTCTCCTCCGCGCGCGAGTGCCCTCACGGCCGCGTGAGCGTCAGCGTCTCCTGCCCCCGAACCCGCGCGAGCCCCTCGGAGGACAGACATCCCGAGGAGAGGTCCGCCGTCACGAAGGAGGCCGTGCGGTTCGCGCTCGAGCCCGCGTACTTGCCGAGGACCACGCTGCCCACCTGGGTGACAACCGTCGGGGTGCCCTGCACCACGAGGGCTCCTCCGAGTCACATCCGACCGAGAGGACCGCCAGGAGACTCGACGCACTCAGGACATCACGTGACATGGGGACCTCTCCACGAGGAACCAGCCCCGGGAGCGTCACGAATCCTCCGCGCCATCCCCTTGTCCTGGAGTCCCATCGCACCTGCGGCGCCCTCGGGCACACGTCGCATCACGAGGTCTCCGCCACGACCTGCCCCGGCAGGGTGAACCAGAACGTGCTCCCTCGCCCAGGCGCGCTGATGACGCCCACCTCTCCACCATGGGCCTGGACGATCTCCTTCACGATGGACAGCCCGAGCCCCGCCCCCCCCGCGGGCGCCCCGGGCGCGCGATAGAACTTCTCGAAGATGCGCGCCTGTTGCTCCAGCGCGATGCCCTCCCCCGTGTCGCGAACCTCGAAGCGGACGCGCGAACCATCGCGAGCCACCCGCACCTCCACCTCGCCTCCCGCCGGAGTGTGCTTCACGCCATTGCCCACCAGGTTGCCGAGCACGAGCCCCATCCGCTCCGGGTCCACGTCCACGGTCTCCACCTCCAAGCCCACGAGCCGGGACAACCGCACCCCGCGCTCCTCCGCCGCCGAGCGCTGTGAATCGAGCGCCGCCTGCACGAGTTCCTCCGTGGACACGCGGCGCACCTCGAGCCGGAGCTGTCCCGCCTGGATGC
The Myxococcus guangdongensis genome window above contains:
- a CDS encoding hemerythrin domain-containing protein produces the protein MDVIDLLIQQHREVDALFLAFRNASDDTSRKELCIQLAEALMLHSTIEERWVYPKATRVVGDEKIQHAEEEHQEMTKLLGDIVRLRDDMNAVKAKVDALEKVVKRHVADEEKNILPQVAKNVTEKELGMSCKDLVREASRIRREEMKDWGGATV
- a CDS encoding sigma-54-dependent transcriptional regulator, with amino-acid sequence MRVLVVDDERNIRHTLRVCLEGFGCEVREAATPEAALAALAQGPADLAFVDLKLGTASGLDLLPRLLAESPNLDVVLITAYATFDTAVEAVRRGARDYLPKPFTPAQIRHVLDRSREHRALSSQLESLEGQLAQAVPEATLETGSPVMHAAIGLVSRAATSDAAVLLRGESGTGKGVLARALHSMSVRRRRPFVTVNCPTLSEQLLASELFGHVRGAFTGAVKDQPGRVEQAEGGTLFLDEIAEMSPSLQAQLLRFLQEKQFERLGEGRTRKADVRVVAATNRDLEKDVAEGRFREDLFYRLNVIEVKLPSLRERPEDLLALARRFVTFFAKTGQRPVTPELSPATEKMLLAYPWPGNVRELRNAIERALIVWPAGVLEPQAFPDRIAAAAGSVVALGGPHTLEEVEREHTLRVMASAPTLDEAAKVLGIDASTLWRKRKKYES